Proteins from a genomic interval of Musa acuminata AAA Group cultivar baxijiao chromosome BXJ1-9, Cavendish_Baxijiao_AAA, whole genome shotgun sequence:
- the LOC135594413 gene encoding nudix hydrolase 21, chloroplastic-like: MVSLVSRQGRQLQRYTSCGKRLIVGCIPYKVKKIDRICEHNINQVVEVLVVTSQKTREEIMFPKGGWEVDETITQAARREAFEEAGVQGLVEDSLGKWRYKSKSHDKIHEAVMFPLNVTEELYYWPEKSVRTRKWINVAEAMAECNQSWMKEALDRLVKRLSTSSLEEVTST, encoded by the exons atggtctCTTTGGTGTCTCGGCAAGGAAGGCAGCTGCAGCGCTACACCAGCTGCGGGAAACGTCTTATCGTCGG GTGCATTCCCTACAAGGTCAAGAAGATTGATAGGATATGTGAACATAACATCAATCAAGTCGTCGAGGTTCTTGTTGTCACCTCCCAGAAGACGAGAGAAGAAATCATGTTCCCGAAG GGAGGTTGGGAGGTTGATGAGACGATAACACAAGCAGCTCGTCGTGAGGCATTTGAGGAAGCTGGAGTGCAAGGACTCGTAGAG GATAGTCTTGGCAAATGGAGATACAAGAGCAAAAGCCATGATAAGATTCATGAGGCTGTCATGTTCCCTTTGAATGTTACGGAGGAGCTGTACTACTGGCCTGAGAAATCTGTGCGAACTCGGAAATGG ATCAACGTAGCAGAAGCAATGGCGGAGTGCAACCAGTCGTGGATGAAGGAAGCGTTGGATCGACTGGTGAAACGGCTCTCGACTTCGAGCTTGGAGGAGGTGACATCAACATAG
- the LOC103999176 gene encoding uncharacterized protein At3g17950, producing MQISPTAFGLLTALQGKWPLSQATARLFPSFRATLLSLLRRRPLSFFPPEEAFRQSDMDRDTDLFPSSPSNSSLSSSDLDTESTGSFFPDRSTTLGTLMGVTFPEASASPARLPSRRDHGLGGGGGASGDAGRRTKPRAAERRRRRHRGRSGWWRLCRDDMAGPTSLGEFLQVERRMAGVEVADGHYVFGGAAHGGGPPEHVAVGGGPLFADGRVLPPAPPAERRRPQQRQQQQRAESVGRLPVLLLTGICSGGDG from the exons ATGCAAATAAGCCCTACTGCTTTTGGACTGCTAACCGCTTTGCAGGGCAAGTGGCCGCTCTCTCAAGCAACAGCAAGGCTGTTTCCGTCATTTCGTGCGACACTCCTCTCATTACTTCGGCGTCGACCCCTCTCCTTCTTCCCTCCGGAAGAAGCTTTTCGACAGAGCGACATGGATCGGGACACCGACCTCTTCCCTTCGTCTCCCTCCAACTCCTCCCTTTCCTCCTCCGATCTCGACACCGAG TCGACGGGGTCCTTCTTCCCCGACCGGAGCACCACGCTGGGAACCCTGATGGGCGTCACCTTCCCCGAGGCCTCCGCCAGCCCGGCGAGGCTGCCGTCGCGGCGGGACCACGGCCTTGGCGGAGGTGGAGGCGCCTCGGGCGACGCAGGGAGGAGGACGAAGCCGAGGGCGgcggagcggcggcggcggcgccaccGGGGGCGGAGCGGGTGGTGGCGGCTTTGCCGGGACGACATGGCGGGACCGACCTCGCTGGGGGAGTTCCTCCAGGTGGAGCGGCGGATGGCGGGCGTTGAGGTGGCGGACGGGCACTACGTGTTCGGCGGCGCCGCTCACGGGGGAGGCCCCCCGGAGCACGTGGCGGTGGGCGGCGGGCCGCTGTTCGCGGACGGGAGGGTCCTGCCGCCGGCCCCTCCGGCTGAGCGCCGGCGGCCGCAgcaacggcagcagcagcagcgggcgGAGTCGGTTGGGCGGCTCCCCGTGCTGCTCCTCACCGGGATCTGTAGCGGTGGAGACGGGTAG